A genomic region of Laspinema palackyanum D2c contains the following coding sequences:
- a CDS encoding Crp/Fnr family transcriptional regulator: MQTEAFSELFPLFSAANPETLEWLLSVAVEHEYPSGRAVLMEDAWGNAVYFIVTGWVKVRRLYGDNVVTLAILGRGDFFGEMAILDESPRSTDVIALSTVQLLSVSAQRFIQTLFKDAQLHHRMLQLMVRRLRQTNLRFQLRNRPPAVKLANTLVSLAENYGQSTEKGTEIYNIPYKDLADVTDIGVEETSKIMEKLNAKGWIKIDESAESLYLVNLKQLTHLAGHV, encoded by the coding sequence ATGCAGACCGAAGCCTTTAGTGAGCTTTTCCCGCTATTTAGTGCCGCCAATCCAGAAACCCTGGAATGGCTTTTGTCCGTTGCGGTTGAGCACGAGTATCCATCAGGCAGAGCAGTCTTAATGGAAGATGCCTGGGGCAATGCCGTTTACTTTATCGTCACGGGTTGGGTCAAAGTCCGACGCCTATATGGAGACAATGTAGTAACACTGGCGATTCTCGGGCGAGGTGACTTCTTCGGAGAAATGGCCATTCTGGATGAGTCGCCTCGTTCCACCGACGTGATTGCCCTCTCAACGGTACAACTCCTGAGCGTTTCCGCCCAGCGGTTTATCCAAACCCTGTTTAAAGACGCTCAACTCCATCATCGGATGCTCCAACTCATGGTCCGACGACTGCGACAAACCAATCTACGCTTTCAATTGCGGAATCGTCCCCCTGCGGTCAAACTTGCGAATACCTTAGTTTCTCTGGCGGAAAACTATGGACAGTCCACCGAAAAAGGGACAGAAATCTACAATATTCCCTATAAAGACTTAGCAGATGTCACCGATATTGGCGTCGAAGAAACCAGCAAAATCATGGAAAAATTGAACGCCAAAGGCTGGATTAAAATTGATGAATCTGCTGAATCTCTTTATTTGGTCAATCTCAAACAGTTAACCCACTTAGCGGGGCACGTTTGA